GAAATTAATTAGTGCGTTATCCATGTTTCCTCCATTTTATTATATAGCCTGGTTTCATATTTATACTATTATAATTATTAATAGACATAACTACATGTGTGGTTTTCTGATTTTTACAATTTATTTATTTCTAATAATTGGCTAAATAGCAAGAAACTATTTTCCTACAACTTACCCATTAAGTTTTGAAGCGATTAGTGCTCGTAGTAGTGCTGGTTGAATTGGTTTGTGAATAAAGGCAAAGCCTTGTCTAGTAAATTTCTTTATCGGTAGCGTAAGATCGGCTGACACAATTGCAATGATTGCCTCAGGAAATTTCTTTTTGCATTGTAATGCGATGGTGTAGCCATTTTGTTTAGAGTTGTATAGATGATAGTCTATGATTATTACATCTGGGGGTTGCTTTGGTAGGTGTGGTTTGCTTGAGGTGATAATTGAAAGATCCCAACTCTGGAGTAGTTCTTGCATAGATTGTAGGCATTGTTTATCATCGTCAATATAATAAATATATTTTGATGATTTATTTTTAGAATGATTTGGTGGTGGGGAAGTTCTATCGAATTCTTGGTACGGTGCAGTTGGCACAGTGATAGTGCATACACTTCCCTTGCCTAATGTTGAATTAAAAGTTAATTTAGCTTGGATTTGCTCAGCAAATCTTCTTGCGATAGTTAGTCCTAGGCCACTACCACTTTGTTTGGTAGCGTTGGTGCCACGAAACCTTTTGCGAAAAATATTTTTCAGTTCATCTTTACGCACCCCAATACCGGTATCACGAATAGTAATAATCACTTGTTTATTTACCACGAGAAACGATATATTTATTTTCCCCTTCGGAGTGTATTTAACGCTATTTGAAATTAAGTTTTGCAAGACTCTGTGCAGCAACCGAGGATCAGAATAAACAAATAAACCACATGGTTTATAGACTAAAGTAGTGTTGGGGCTTAGTTCTGCTTTGGTAACATTAATAACTGATTCAAGTATTTCATCTAGTGAGATTGATGCAAGTACGCTGGTTTCTTTTAATGTGTCTAAATTAGAAATAGTGGTGATATCAGAAATAATTTGTTGTGCTGATTGTATGGCGGTATTAATATTTGAAGCCAGACGGAGGACTACCTTATTATTTTGTTTTTGTTCTAGACTGTTGACATACATTAATGCGGCATTGATCGGTTGTGCGACATCATGATTAAGGAGCGACAGATACAGCGTTTTATTCTTGTTGATATGTGCCACATGCCGATTAGATGCCCGCAGCTTGATCTCCGTTTGTTTTTGTTTTTCTATTTCTTGAATTAATTTTTGATTTATAGTTGCAATTTTATTAGTACGCGCTTCAACCGTGCGTTCCAATACTTGTTGCGTTTCAACAGTCTCGGTAACATCTTGGTATGTCGTAATATATCCACCACCTGGTAAAGCGCTTCCTCTAATTCTGATATGTTTATTATTAAGTAGATTACGCCGAATCGCAGTGTACGCAATGCCATTTTGAATATAGGAAAGTCTTTTTGCGACACTATGTTCTTTTGAGTATTGTGTATCAAACATACCCCGTGCTGCATTGTATTCCAGTATGGATCGAATCGGTCTGCCGATAAACAAAAAGTTATCAGGGTATTGATAAATTGACTGATAGTAACGATTCCAAGTAACTAAATTATTTCTATCATTACTAACGGCAATCCCTATTTCAATATTATCAAACATAGTCTGCATGAGTGAGTAATTTTGTTTTAGTGCGTGAGTGGTAGTATTGAGCAGCTCGGTGGCTTCTGCAATAGCAAGACCAGAGTTTGATTGGAAAGAAATTATAACATTTCGTGCCGAAGTACTCCCAATAAAGTTACTGAGATAACGCTCACAGTGCCCAATATCTAGTCCCGAAAGTAACTCGTCTTCATTGCGGATTATCGTGCGTAAAAACTGGTTAGTATTTTCATCGCCAGTAAATTTACTTAAAATATTTCTCATATCAACAAGTTTTAAGTTTGGATACGGAGAGACGGGTGTGGTTTCGCTACGGATTTGGAAATGTAATACTACAGAAGTAGTGACATATAAGAGCGCACTAAAAAGTAAATTATTTAAAATGGTTAGCGATGATATTGCAATGATTTCACCAGTCATAAGAGGCACGGCTTGCAACCAAACCCACAGAACAAAGCTAGAAACTAATGTAATCAGCGCGCTGATTGGTCGCGCATGTTTCCAGTACAATCCAAAGAGCAAGATAGGCGATAATTGTGCGATAAGTGAAAATGAAAGTCGGCCAATTTGTGTTAACGCAATACTACTGGGTAAATTTATTTGTACTAGCCAAGCCGACACTATAATGGTAATGATCACAAACTTCCGAGTTCTAAGTATTGACTTGCCACCCCGCACAGTAAAAGTATCAGAATGCTTAGAAGAGAATAAAAATGGAAAAATTAAGTCATTGGTTATAATTTGACTTAGTGCAGTAGTGGAGACAATAATCATTGCAGTGGCAGCTGAGAATCCACCCAAACACGCCAACGCAAGCAATATAGGTGAATTCAAAAACATGTTTACGGTCAAGTGATCAGGTGAGGTATGTATTAAACTTGTATTATTGGTAGCCAGTAATGCTAATAGCCAAATAGACACTATAAAAATGAGAAGATAAAAAATAAAAAAACGAATGCCAAAGTTAAAATTATTTCTAGATTGACATTCAGAAAATATCATATGGAACATTCTAGGCAAACAAATAGCTGAAAAAGCGGATATAAACGAATTAAGTGCGAAGTCTAATAATGAAAATGGTTTATTTATTAATGTCGTATGTCTCTGGATAAGTTCACCACTAGGAAGGTCTGATAATAATCGAATCGCAACAAACATAAAAATAAT
The Candidatus Methylacidiphilales bacterium DNA segment above includes these coding regions:
- a CDS encoding PAS domain-containing hybrid sensor histidine kinase/response regulator produces the protein MTGFIIGSLCIFLVISLFFIGKYSDNPNSFLHALSKKPYTYGLSLGVYCTAWTFYGLVGTATTSFYQFFPILLGPVILFIFAGKFITSIFERSRDAEHSTINDFISGLYAHNRLVSLSIACILTIAIIPYISLQLQAVSFIFEILATDYPNLQQQSVVITALAMILFVLFFGVRKFERHSFQPGLVNAVAFESLVKLVIMIIFMFVAIRLLSDLPSGELIQRHTTLINKPFSLLDFALNSFISAFSAICLPRMFHMIFSECQSRNNFNFGIRFFIFYLLIFIVSIWLLALLATNNTSLIHTSPDHLTVNMFLNSPILLALACLGGFSAATAMIIVSTTALSQIITNDLIFPFLFSSKHSDTFTVRGGKSILRTRKFVIITIIVSAWLVQINLPSSIALTQIGRLSFSLIAQLSPILLFGLYWKHARPISALITLVSSFVLWVWLQAVPLMTGEIIAISSLTILNNLLFSALLYVTTSVVLHFQIRSETTPVSPYPNLKLVDMRNILSKFTGDENTNQFLRTIIRNEDELLSGLDIGHCERYLSNFIGSTSARNVIISFQSNSGLAIAEATELLNTTTHALKQNYSLMQTMFDNIEIGIAVSNDRNNLVTWNRYYQSIYQYPDNFLFIGRPIRSILEYNAARGMFDTQYSKEHSVAKRLSYIQNGIAYTAIRRNLLNNKHIRIRGSALPGGGYITTYQDVTETVETQQVLERTVEARTNKIATINQKLIQEIEKQKQTEIKLRASNRHVAHINKNKTLYLSLLNHDVAQPINAALMYVNSLEQKQNNKVVLRLASNINTAIQSAQQIISDITTISNLDTLKETSVLASISLDEILESVINVTKAELSPNTTLVYKPCGLFVYSDPRLLHRVLQNLISNSVKYTPKGKINISFLVVNKQVIITIRDTGIGVRKDELKNIFRKRFRGTNATKQSGSGLGLTIARRFAEQIQAKLTFNSTLGKGSVCTITVPTAPYQEFDRTSPPPNHSKNKSSKYIYYIDDDKQCLQSMQELLQSWDLSIITSSKPHLPKQPPDVIIIDYHLYNSKQNGYTIALQCKKKFPEAIIAIVSADLTLPIKKFTRQGFAFIHKPIQPALLRALIASKLNG